The stretch of DNA CATCCTTTTAACAACGACCAGCGGTCTCTATCGATACAACATTCATGATGTGGTGAGAGTCGTTGACTGGCATGAAAAAACACCCATGATTGAATTTCTGCATAAAGGAAGCAGAATTGCCAATCTCTTCGGTGAAAAACTCACGGAAAGCCAGATTGTCAAAGCGGTCACAACGTTCGTTCAATCAACAGCCACGCCTCTGGGCGATTTTTCACTGACCATGCCTCTGCCACATGAGCCGATGGCCTATCGGTTTTACGCCGAAATGCGAGATTCACTCTCTTCCGATTCGATCGCCACTCTGGCTCGGCAACTGGACGAATCTCTGGGTGAGCAGAACTATCTGTACCGCCGCAAAAGAGTCGAAGGCCTGCTCGATCCACTGGAATTGATTGTTATTCCGCAAGGTGCCTGGCGCGCCTGGGATCTCCGTCAACTCGCCCGCAATGGTGGCACCATGGATCAGTACAAGCATCCTTTTCTCATCACCAATCGCAGCCTGATCGACGATCTCCAGGTTGAACCTGTCAGTTCTCATCCAGCCACATCGATCAATGATCACCATTAGTCAGCCGGCAAAAACCCGCTGAATCGGATTGTTCAGGCAACGGAATGAGATGATGGCCTGTTACTATTTCTCGTGTGATTCGTTGTCGGTTGCCACGCGCACAATCGATCTTCTGGCAACTGGAATCCCCTGAACGATCCATTCGTCCAAGCTCAGGCCGAAAACTTCATGCATTCCATTTCAAAAGCCCGTCAGCAGTTACAGAAAAAACTTTTCCCTCAGGGAATTCCGCGACTCTGGTGCCCCTCATTGACGCACTTCTCAGCCGCCGCTCAGTTCGACGTCCAGAGAATTCGCGCTCATGTCACCGCGATGTCACCCTGGATCGGTGGACTACTGGTTCCCGGATCGACAGGCGAAGGCTGGGAGATGACCGATGACGATATTGAGCAGCTGCTGGAAATCACCTTCGATATTGCCCACTCCCTCAACCTTCCCGTCCTGATTGGTGTCCTGAAAACCTCAACAGACAACGTTATTAGTGGCATCCAAAGGCTGCATCAATTTTCACAGCATCCACGGTTTGCGGGTTTCACAGTCTGTCCACCGCAAGGTGAAAAGTTAACACAGCCCGAAATTCTAGCTGGCTTACGCAAGGTCTTTGATACAGTTCACCCGATCGCTCTCTATCAGTTGCCACAAGTCACCAGGAATGAAGTCTCACCAGAAACAGTGCAATGGCTGGCAGCCAATTACCACAATCTCATCCTGTTCAAAGACACCAGCGGACATGACCGTGTCGCAACCTCCGGCGTCGATCTGCAGGGCGTCTTTCTGGTTCGCGGTGCGGAAGCTGGCGGCTATGCCCCCTGGCTGAAAGAAGCGGGCGGGCCCTACGATGGATTTCTACTGAGCACTGCCAATGTCTTTGCCAAAGAACTGGCGACCATGATTCAACTCGCAGAAGCGGGCCAGATCGACGAAGCGAGAACACTTTCGACTCGACTCGAAACACTGGTGCGGCAGACCTTCGATTCGGTGAAATCCATCTCGGCAGGCAATCCCTTTACCAATGCCAACAAAGTGCTCGATCACATCCGGGCTTATGGAGAAAACTTCCACACTCAGCCAGCACCATTGCTTTACAGTGGTATTTCGCTTCCCTGGGAACCCATAGCTCAAGGGCATGAACGACTGAAGGAATGGCAGCCAGCACTACTGACCGGATATCTCAACACTCAGTGATCGCTGCCGCAATACGCTTGATCTTTACCGTTTCCGTGGCGTGGCATCGCCCTTTGTCGTGTCGTATAACGATGACACTCGAATGACACCAAATGTTCTGATCCTGTTATTTCCATGAGGTTCTTCCGTGTCACAGCCCAAAGTTCTCATCGTTGTCGGAGACGCGACAGAAACCGTCGATACGCTTTATCCTTACTACCGCTTAATTGAAGGAGGATATCAGCCTGTTGTAGCCGCTCCGGAAAAACGCAAGTATCAGATGGTTCTGCACGAAGTGAAGCCCGGCTGGACGATCACCAAAGAGTGGGAAGGCTATTCAATTGATGCAGAGATCGCCTTCAAAGACATTCGCCCTGAAGAGTATGCCGGGATCTTCTTCAGTGGGGGCAGGGCTCCTGAGTATATTCGCGAAGACGAAGATCTGCTGAACATCACCCGCTGGTTCTGGGAAAAGGGCCTGCCGATGGCCAGTGTTTGCCATGGCGTCGAAATCCCGGCTCGTGCTGGCATTGTCAAAGGTCTACGCATGGCGACTGTCGCCAAATGCCGCTTCGATCTTGAAATCTGCGGCGGCATCTATGTCAACGAACCCTGTGTGATTGATCGAAACATGGTGAGTGGTCGCACTTACCACGACAGCGGCCACTTTGTGGGCCCATGGATTCAAATGCTCGATCGCTCTCGCAAAGCCTGAAGGGGTAGGCTACTCGGTATTTGATGTCGGTAGGACAAGTCAAACGCATTGCTCTGCGTCTTGTCGTCGTGCCTCTGCACGACAACCCAGCCACGAGTTGGCCGGGCCACCCGTTATCCGCGACAAACCAGACTCACCTCGCTGGCGATCACTTCAAAAGCCTTTTCAAGCACATGTGCAGGTTGGGCAAAGTTGAGGCGGATACATTGCTCGGCATGCTTCCAAGGTACTTCCAAGCCAAAGAAGAATTCTTCTCCGGGGACAATCAGCACCTTTCTCAGCTTCAGTCGTTCATAGAGCTTTTGTGAGCTGATCGGGAGCCCAGGTAACCAGAGCCATAGAAAAAACGCTCCTTCGCTGACGTGAATTCGTCCATCAACAGCATGTCGTTTCAAAGCATCGGTCAGACACTGAACGGCGAAACGACTTTTCTCTTCATAGAATGGACGTAGAACTTTGGGCCCGAGATCGACAATTTCGCCCGACTCGATCAGATCGGCCACAAGTTGCTGGCCCACTGTACCATGCGAGAGTCCTGTTACGGCCGACATGGCTGTGATGGCCTTAATGATCTGCGGAGCAGCCACCACAAAAGCCGTGCGTGTACCTGGCAAACCCAGCTTCGAGAGACTGAACGTCGTGATCATCGACTCATTCCAAACGGGAGTCGTCGGCTGAAAAACCACCCCAGGAAATGGGGCCCCGTAAGCATTATCGATAATCACCGGCACCCGATGCCTGGTGGCGAGTTCTACGATTTCACGGGTCTCGTCATCGGATAAAAAATTCCCGGAAGGATTCGTGGGCCTCGAAATCGCCACAGCCCCAATGGAATGTCGCGATAAAGCCGACTCGACGGCCTTCAGATCAACATGGTACTTGAAGAGATGTGGCTGAGACTCATCAGGCGTCGATATCCTGGGCCGACAACCCACAAAGAGTCCCGAGTCTAATCCCAAGGGTGAATAGCCAATGTATTCCGGAGTGACAGGCAATAAAATCCGCCGGTACGAGCCATCAGGCATCTGGCCCGCCAGCAGGTTGAAGAGATAAAAGAAAGCCGTCTGGCCACCACTTGTCACCGCAATGTTTTC from Planctopirus ephydatiae encodes:
- a CDS encoding DJ-1/PfpI family protein, with the protein product MSQPKVLIVVGDATETVDTLYPYYRLIEGGYQPVVAAPEKRKYQMVLHEVKPGWTITKEWEGYSIDAEIAFKDIRPEEYAGIFFSGGRAPEYIREDEDLLNITRWFWEKGLPMASVCHGVEIPARAGIVKGLRMATVAKCRFDLEICGGIYVNEPCVIDRNMVSGRTYHDSGHFVGPWIQMLDRSRKA
- a CDS encoding dihydrodipicolinate synthase family protein, whose translation is MHSISKARQQLQKKLFPQGIPRLWCPSLTHFSAAAQFDVQRIRAHVTAMSPWIGGLLVPGSTGEGWEMTDDDIEQLLEITFDIAHSLNLPVLIGVLKTSTDNVISGIQRLHQFSQHPRFAGFTVCPPQGEKLTQPEILAGLRKVFDTVHPIALYQLPQVTRNEVSPETVQWLAANYHNLILFKDTSGHDRVATSGVDLQGVFLVRGAEAGGYAPWLKEAGGPYDGFLLSTANVFAKELATMIQLAEAGQIDEARTLSTRLETLVRQTFDSVKSISAGNPFTNANKVLDHIRAYGENFHTQPAPLLYSGISLPWEPIAQGHERLKEWQPALLTGYLNTQ
- a CDS encoding valine--pyruvate transaminase, whose protein sequence is MQFEFSRMGGKLAGPSGILTLMDDLGRALASDPHMLMLGGGNPALIPQMTQIWRERIEVLLKTGTMDRTLGQYDPPQGNLQVIESLAQLLRTHYGWNVSTENIAVTSGGQTAFFYLFNLLAGQMPDGSYRRILLPVTPEYIGYSPLGLDSGLFVGCRPRISTPDESQPHLFKYHVDLKAVESALSRHSIGAVAISRPTNPSGNFLSDDETREIVELATRHRVPVIIDNAYGAPFPGVVFQPTTPVWNESMITTFSLSKLGLPGTRTAFVVAAPQIIKAITAMSAVTGLSHGTVGQQLVADLIESGEIVDLGPKVLRPFYEEKSRFAVQCLTDALKRHAVDGRIHVSEGAFFLWLWLPGLPISSQKLYERLKLRKVLIVPGEEFFFGLEVPWKHAEQCIRLNFAQPAHVLEKAFEVIASEVSLVCRG